From Paenibacillus sp. PK3_47, the proteins below share one genomic window:
- the rpsP gene encoding 30S ribosomal protein S16, producing the protein MAVRIRLKRMGAHKAPFYRVVVSDSRSPRDGRFIEEIGYYNPIEQPAVVKIDEEKALKWLQTGAQASDTVRNLLSKAGVMKKFHELKQQK; encoded by the coding sequence GTGGCAGTACGTATTCGTTTGAAAAGAATGGGTGCACATAAAGCGCCTTTCTACCGTGTAGTGGTTTCCGATTCCCGGTCCCCTCGTGACGGACGTTTCATCGAGGAAATCGGTTATTATAATCCGATTGAACAACCGGCAGTGGTTAAGATCGATGAGGAAAAAGCTCTTAAATGGCTTCAAACAGGTGCACAAGCATCTGATACCGTCCGCAACCTGCTTTCCAAAGCAGGCGTGATGAAGAAGTTCCATGAGCTGAAGCAACAGAAATAA
- the trmD gene encoding tRNA (guanosine(37)-N1)-methyltransferase TrmD, giving the protein MRIDVLTLFPEMCEGVFSTSILGKARDKGIVSLNAVNFRDFSGNKHNTVDDTPYGGGGGMVLKPDPIFAAVEHVLETVNGGESLLEQRAAEAAPAKPRIILMCPQGQTYNQQIAEELAKEEHLIFICGHYEGYDERIREHLVTDELSIGDYVLTGGELPALTVIDSVVRLQPGALGNETSAITDSFSTGLLEYPHYTRPAEFRGWKVPDILLSGHHANIDVWRREQALQRTLERRPDLLETANLTAKDKQALQRLRDKNEQV; this is encoded by the coding sequence ATCCGGATTGATGTGCTGACGCTTTTTCCGGAAATGTGCGAAGGGGTATTCAGCACAAGCATTCTCGGCAAAGCACGGGACAAGGGAATTGTTTCGTTGAATGCCGTGAACTTCCGCGATTTTTCAGGCAATAAGCATAATACTGTCGATGACACGCCATACGGCGGAGGCGGCGGAATGGTACTGAAGCCGGATCCGATCTTTGCAGCGGTTGAGCACGTGCTTGAAACTGTGAATGGCGGTGAAAGCCTGCTGGAGCAGAGGGCTGCAGAAGCGGCTCCGGCAAAACCACGTATTATCCTGATGTGCCCGCAAGGGCAGACCTATAACCAGCAGATTGCTGAAGAGCTGGCCAAAGAAGAGCATCTGATCTTTATATGCGGCCATTATGAAGGCTATGATGAACGGATCAGAGAGCATCTGGTAACAGATGAGCTCTCGATCGGGGATTATGTGCTGACAGGCGGAGAGCTTCCTGCACTTACTGTTATCGATTCTGTTGTCCGGCTGCAGCCGGGGGCGCTGGGAAATGAGACCTCGGCCATTACAGATTCTTTTAGTACAGGGCTTTTGGAGTATCCCCACTATACCCGCCCTGCGGAATTCCGCGGCTGGAAAGTGCCCGATATTCTGCTGAGCGGCCATCATGCCAATATTGACGTATGGCGGCGCGAGCAGGCATTACAGCGTACCCTGGAACGCAGACCGGATCTTCTTGAAACTGCAAATCTCACGGCCAAAGATAAGCAGGCGCTACAGCGTCTGAGAGACAAAAATGAGCAGGTCTGA
- the rimM gene encoding ribosome maturation factor RimM (Essential for efficient processing of 16S rRNA) produces MTEELTVGRLVNTHGIRGEIKIFSHTDFPEVRFAKGAKLLLIPADGSPKFEITVESAREHKGMYIAKLKGYDNINDIEKYKGSMLKVPSDDLVELPENEYYFHQIVGCEVYTDEDGSQPIGTITDILQPGANDVWVVKPAKGQDILIPVINDVVLDVDIASRKITVHLMEGLLP; encoded by the coding sequence ATGACGGAAGAATTGACAGTAGGCAGGCTCGTGAATACGCACGGGATCCGCGGTGAGATCAAGATTTTTTCGCATACGGATTTTCCGGAGGTCCGGTTTGCAAAGGGCGCAAAGCTGCTGCTTATTCCGGCGGATGGGAGTCCGAAGTTTGAGATCACTGTAGAATCCGCGCGTGAGCATAAAGGGATGTATATCGCCAAGCTGAAGGGCTATGACAACATTAACGATATCGAGAAGTACAAAGGAAGCATGCTGAAAGTACCCAGTGATGATTTGGTTGAGCTCCCGGAAAACGAATATTATTTCCACCAGATCGTAGGCTGTGAAGTGTACACCGACGAAGACGGAAGCCAGCCGATTGGAACGATTACAGACATTCTTCAGCCCGGTGCCAACGACGTCTGGGTCGTGAAGCCGGCCAAAGGTCAGGATATCCTCATACCGGTAATTAACGATGTGGTGCTGGATGTAGATATCGCTTCCCGCAAAATCACCGTCCACCTGATGGAAGGGCTGCTGCCATGA
- a CDS encoding KH domain-containing protein, whose translation MEELVGVIAKALVDHPEDVTVRTVEKDHLVVYELSVHPDDVGKVIGKQGRIAKALRTVVTSAAVKSDKRVTVDILS comes from the coding sequence ATGGAAGAATTAGTTGGAGTTATTGCTAAGGCTTTAGTGGATCATCCAGAGGATGTGACGGTGCGGACTGTGGAGAAGGATCACCTGGTTGTGTATGAGCTCTCCGTACATCCTGATGATGTCGGCAAGGTTATCGGCAAGCAGGGGCGGATCGCCAAAGCGCTCCGCACAGTAGTTACATCGGCAGCAGTCAAGAGCGATAAACGCGTTACCGTGGATATTTTATCTTAA